A region of the Clostridium estertheticum subsp. estertheticum genome:
TACAGCGGTAGAGTCACTTGGTCACAGGTTTTACAGGGGGCTTAATTGTTTGATTTTTTATACTGAAATAAAGGAGAAGACATTCAATTTTGAGTTCAATGAAATTTTTATGTCAAGCAAAGTTTTTGAAGCAGTGGAGGAGGTTAATAGTAATAAAATAAAAAATATTATTGATACAACTTTCGAATATTTTAAAATCCACAGGATTCATCCGGATATAGTGATAATGTTTACTTCAAATATGATATGTAAGATAAACAATTTGATATATGAATCTGACCATAAGGCAAAGTGCTTTATAGATAACCATACAATACCTGAGCTTAAAGAGCATGAAAGAACCATTGATGAGTTAAAGAAGTTTTTTGAAGGCTTCTGTATAGGTTATTGTGAGTATTTTATAAAAATACGTAACAAAAATTCTGAAAGTAATGTTGTTAAAATTGAAGTTTTTATCAAAGAAAATTATAAAAGAAATATTACAATACGTGAACTTTCGGAGAAATTTTATATGCACCCTACATATATGGGGCAGCTTTTTACTAGAAAATTTGGAATGACTTTTAATGAATATATACATGGACTGCGAATAGAGGAAGGTAAACGGCTTATGAGGACCACCAATTTGAAAAATCATGAAATTGCTGAAGTCTTGGGCTACAGTAATTACTCCAGTTTCCTTAAGCAATTCCAAAAACACACTGGAATAAAACCAACGGAATTCAGGAATAGTAAGCTAAACTTAAAAATTGATCATGGAAATACCCTTGTATAAGGGAATTTCCAAAAAATAACTTAAAAATGGGGGGGGTACATCTTTAGTTTGTTAAATTGTTATGTATTCGTTTACGGATTATAATATATTTATACAATATTTAAATGATCTTGTTATTTTATAAAAGCATAAGGGGGACAAAAAACATGAAAAAGAAAAAAGTATTTCTTTGGTGTATGATGGCTATGCTCACATTATCGACAGTTCCATTGAGTGGATGTGGATCGGGTACTGCCAGCACTAGCAGCAATAAGGAAAGTAGTGGTACCAACCTTGTAAATGTCAAAAATCCAATTACTATTACTGCTTTTGTTGGCGATTCTGCAACAATTGTTCCTACTCCTGACAACAAAATTTTCAAGAAAATCAAGGATGAACTGGGAATAACATTCAAAACTGAAATTCTGGCAGGTGACATTAATCAGAAACTAGGTGTTATGATTGCCGGCGGTGATTTGCCTGATTTGGTATCTTATAGTCCTAAATTCCAGGATGCGGGTGACCTTATACCTCTTGAGAGTAAGATACAAAAAAGTGCACCTGATATTTACAAGCATCTTGTATCTGGAAATGCATGGGGGATGATAAAGGATGCACATGATGGACATAGTTATTACATGCCAAATTACGGCGTTATTGCTACGGAAAGTACCGGTGCCGCTTATAACGGTCCCGCATTTTGGATTCAAAAAGATGTGCTTAAAGAGGCTAATTATCCAAAGATAACTACACTAGATCAATATTTTGACCTTATACAAGCTTATGTTAAAAAACATCCAACTATTGATGGAAAAGCAACCATCGGGTATGAATCATTAGCTACAAATCAGCAATCCTTCGTATTGGAAAATGCTCCAGCACAACTATCAGGTCATCCAAATGATGGTATGGTTAATGTAGATAAGGGTGTTGCATCACTTTATACAGATAAGGATATCTCTAAGACATATTATAAAAAATTAAATGATATGTATAATATAGGAATAATGGACAGAGAAGCTATCACTCAGACTAAGGATCAGTATCTCCAAAAGGTAGCAAGTGGACGTGTAGTAGGTATGTATGACCAGCACTGGGACTTTTTAAGTGGAGAAGCCACTCTTACAAAGGAGAAGAAAGATGGTCAGACATATACTCCACTTGCCCTTACTTATGAGGGAGTTAAACCTCATTATAAAGACGTTACCATTCCAAATCTTCTTAATGGTTTTTCAATTACAAAGAATTGTAAGGAGCCTGATAGGGTACTTGCGGCTCTTAATATGTTAATGACTGAAAAATGGATGAAAATTCTTAACTGGGGTATAGAAGGTGAGGATTATTCTATAGATCCTGCAACTAAACAGCCAGTTTGGACAGGCCAACAGAAGACTAATCAAAGCGATAATGCTTGGAAGGCTAAAAACAGAGCAGATGCTATCTATGCTAGTTTGCCTAAGATAGAAGGTAAATATAGTGATGGAAATGCAACAGCGTTAGGTGATAATCCAGTACAATATGCAAAGGGCGTGAGTGCTTACGATAAAACGTTCCTTAAAGCATACAAAGTAAACAGTCCATTTGAATTGATGGGAGTAGCACCTAAAAATGAGATATACTACCCATGTTGGAATATTAATATTCCAGCTAATTCACCAGCTTCGCTTGCAAACACTGCAATAAATAATTCACAACTTAAGTGGCTTCCAAGAGTTGTATCTTCTGCGGGTAGTGATTTTGAAAAACAATGGAGTTCTTATAAAGAAGAAATAAATAGAGATAATCCGAAAGCTTATCTTGATGCAATTAACGAGGGCATACAGTATAGAATTAAGAATTGGACTGTAAAAAAATAATATGAATTAAATAATTAACAGAATAATGAATGAGATATATTTCATTATTCTGTTAATACATAATAAAAAATTATTTATGTATTGGAGGAGAACATATGGCTGAAATACGGGAAAATATCAATAAAAGTGGAAAAATCTTAAAAGTTAAAAAAATTAAAAAAAATAAAAAAATAACTTGGAAGATGATTAAAAGTCAAAAGGAACTTATGTTTATGTCTGTGCCTTTCCTAGTATATATAGCAGTATTTGCTTATGCACCTATTTGGGGATGGCTCATGGCTTTCCAAAATTACAAACCAGGGGTGGACTTTTTTCATCAGACATGGGTAGGACTTGCTCAGTTTAAAAGTCTTTTTTCCTATATGGGATTTATTCAAGTACTTAGAAATACGGTGGCAATGAGCTTAATAAACCTTGTACTAGGTATGGCCTGTCCTATAATTTTGGCATTGCTTCTTAATGAAATAAAAAGTACGTTCTTTAAGCGTACGGTGCAGACAATATCTTATCTTCCACATTTCTTGTCTTGGATTATTGCTACAGGAATAATTGCAGATGTTTTATCTACAGACCCTGCAGTTGGGATTATAAACAATTTGCTTATGCAGCTTCACTTTATAAGTAAACCAATTTTATTTTTAGGTATACCTAAAATGTTCTGGGGAATTGTTGGAGTATCAACAGTTTGGAAAGAAGTCGGATGGGGTACGATAATTTACCTATCAGCTATATCTTCGATAGATCCCGCTTTGTATGAAGCTGCCGAAATAGATGGTGCTGGCCGTTTCCAGAAAATGCGTCATATAACACTTACGGGTATAAAAGCTACCATTATTATATTGCTTATTATGAATATTGGACATATTCTGGATGCTGGTTTTGAAATACAGTATTTCTTGGGGAATGGTTTGGTTTCGGATTATTCTAAGACCATTGATATATTTGTTCTAGACTATGGTATTAATCAATTCAATTATTCCCTTGCCACTGCGGCTGGTATTTTCAAAAGTGCTGTAAGCATTACAATGCTTCTTCTCGCCAATTTTATTTCTGGTAAAGTTAGTGATGAAAAACTTATTTAGGAGGGAATATATTATGAATTATAAAAGTACAAAAGCAGGAGACAAAGTGTTCAATACATTTAATGCAATATTTATGATAGTGATTGTTGTTGTGACTTTGTATCCTTTTCTAAATATTTTAGCAATATCTTTTAATAATGCCTCAGATACCCTAAAGGGAGGCATTTATATTTGGCCTAGGGAATGGACACTGTTTAATTTCCGTTCAATTTTTGCCACAGGCTTTTTATATCATGCGTTTTTTATATCTGTGTTAAGGACAGTTATATCAACAGTACTTAATTTATTTTTTACTACCATGCTTGCTTATACATTAAGCAGAAAAGAGTATTTCCTTAGGAAGTTTATTACAACGGTGTTTGTTCTTACCATGTATTTTAGTGCAGGATTGATACCTTCATATTTCCTCATTAAAAATCTTGGGCTTATGAATCACTTCATAGTATACATTTTGCCTTCTATGATAGGTGCTTTTAACCTTATTGTTATAAGGACTTATATAAAATCACTTCCTGATAGTATGATAGAAGCTGCAAAAATCGATGGTGCAGGAGAATTTAGCATATTTATTAAGATAGTATTTCCTCTTTGCAAACCTGTTTTGGCAGTTGTAGGACTCTTTGTAGCGGTAGGTGCATGGAATACCTGGTTTGATACATTCATATATGCTTCATCAAATCAAAACTTGAGTACACTTCAATATGAATTGATGAAACTCTTGTCAACATCTATGCAAACAGCAACTAGTGCTGTAGCTCAATTTGGTGGCAAAGGGGCTCTTAGCGGATCAACCGATTCAGTAACACCACAATCCATAAGAGCAGCAAGTACAGTTGTTGCGGCTTTACCTATACTTATGATTTATCCGTTCCTTCAGAAGTATTTTGTAGTAGGGCTTAATGTAGGCAGTGTAAAGGAATAATTGATATAAGTCATGGGGAAATTCTAAATATATAGGATTTTCCCATGATTTGTTACGCACGAGTTTTGAAAGGAGAGAGAAAATAATGAAGACTTTTATAAACCCAATACTACCAGGTTTTTATCCGGATCCATCCATTTGCAGAGTAAAGGAGGACTACTATTTAGTTACTTCATCCTTTGCTTATTACCCAGGCGTGCCTATTTTTCATAGTAGGGATCTTGTTAATTGGAAACAGATAGGCCATGTTCTTGATAGGCCTTCACAGCTTCCGCTAGATGGATTAGGACAATCTAGGGGAATTTTCGCACCTACAATTAGATATAACGATGGCGTTTTTTATATGATAACAACAAATATGGATGGTGGTGGTAATTTTATAGTTACTGCAACAGACCCATGCGGTCCATGGACAAATCCATATTATCTAGATGCACAAGGAATGGATCCGTCACTTTTATTTGATGATGATGGAAAAGTATATTATACGGGAACTAGACCAACAGAGGAAGGACCAAAGTACGATGGAAACTGGGAAATATGGCTTCAAGAACTTGATTTACAAAGCATGAAATTAATTGGTAAGCCTTTAGGATTATGGAGAGGAGCATTAAGAGAAGCTATTTGGCCTGAAGGACCTCATATTTACAAAATAAATGGAGAGTATTATCTTATGATTTCGGAGGGAGGTACAGGACCACAACATGCAGTCTCAGTAGCGCGCAGTAATACCATTTGTGGACCATACGTTGGTAACCCTGGCAATCCTATACTAACCCATAGGCATTTAGGAAAAAAATATCCTATTGTGAATGTTGGACATTGTGATCTTGTTGAAACACAAAATGGTGAATGGTGGGCAGTAGCATTGGCATCACGCATTTATGGTGGATATTATCGTAATTTAGGAAGAGAAACTTACTTAGTTCCAGTTATTTGGGAAGATGGGTGGCCAGTAATGAGTGCAGGGACTGGAAAAGTAGAATTGACCTATAATATGCCTAATTTACCAGAGAACAAGGTGATCGTACCCTCAGTTTGTGACGATTTTGATGAGGATACACTAAATTTCAGATGGAACTTTATACGTACACCAAGGGAAGAATTTTTTAGTCTAAGTGAGCGCAAAGGATATTTGAGATTAAATCTTAGACCGGAGAGGATAACACAGAGAGTAAACCCAAGCTTTGTAGGAAGAAGGCAACAGCATATTAAATTTTCAGCTAGTACTTTAATGGAATTTACTCCATTAAGTGAAAATGAAGTAGCTGGAATAGTATTATTACAGAGTAACGATTTTAACTTTAGTTTTATATACACTAAAAATGGTGATGAAACAGTAATTAGGTTAATCAAATGCACAGGTGGGGATGAGAAGATCATTGTAGAGAAAGCAGTGCGAGGCACTACTTTGTATTTAAAAGTAGAGGCAGATGGTCAGGATTATAGTTTCTACTATGGAGAAAGTTTAGAAAAGTGTATAGTTTTAATAGAAAATGTAGATGGAAGAATCTTAAGTACCGATGTTGCGGGAGGGTTTGTTGGAACAGAAATTGGTCTATATGCAAGCTCTAATGGTATAAAAAGTGATAATAAGGCTTATTTCGATTGGTTTAAGTATTACGGAGAGGATGGTTTTAACAATGATTAAGAGTGCAGAAAATAGAAAAGGAGCCTTTTATACTGGTGAATATAGAAATGTTTTTAAAGAATTCGGGTACTCCCAGGAAAAAATTAAAGATAAAATTGAGGATACTTGGAACAAACTTTTTTATGGAGATGAAGATACAAAAATTTATTATCCTGTAGGAGAAAAAGAGGGGTATATATTAGATACTGGTAACGTTGATGTAAGATCTGAAGGTATGTCCTATGGAATGATGATTTGTGTACAAATGAATAAAAAACAAGAATTTGATCGTCTTTGGACATGGGCTAAAAGATATATGCAACATGATAGTGGGGAATATAAAAGTTACTTTGCTTGGTCTTTAAATACTGACGGAACTAGAAAAGCTCAGGGTCCTGCGCCTGATGGTGAAGAGTTTTTTGCTATGGCTCTGTTTTTTGCTTCAAATCGCTTTGGAGATGGTCCTGTGCCTTATGACTACAGTGTGCAGGCAAGAGAGATTCTTAAAGAATGTGTCCACAAAGGGGAAAAAGGAATTGGAAATTCTATGTGGGATGCTAAAAATAGGTTGATAAAGTTTGTTCCAGAGGTCGCATTTTCTGATCCTTCTTATCACCTACCACATTTTTACGAATTATTTGCTCTTTGGGCTGATTCAAATGATAGACAGTTTTGGATAGATGCTGCATCTGCAAGTAGAGAATACCTAAAGATAGCATGCCATCCTATAACAGGCCTGGCACCGGAGTATGCTCATTATGATGGAACCCCTTATATAGGAGAGGGGCATGAATTGTTTTATAGTGACTCATATCGTGTAGCAGGAAATATTGCCCTTGATTATGAATGGTTTAGAGGAGACTCATGGGAAATAGAAGAAGCTGATAAAATTCAGAGATTCTTTACTCATGATAAATTTAAAAATGATTACAGACAATATACCATAGATGGAATAGGGCTTGAGAAGAAATCTTTGCATCCTGTAGGACTAGTAGCTACAAACGCTATGGCATCTCTTGCAGCCAGTGGAGATAATGCAAGATCTTGTGTGGATGAATTTTGGAATATACCTCTTCGTACAGGGGTAAGAAGGTATTATGATAATTGTTTATACATTTTTAGTTTACTCGCTTTAAGTGGGAATTATAAAATATGGGAAAATAAGAGAGGAGCAAGCTCAACAAAATAATTAGACATACAAGCCTAAGGGTAACTTTAGGTTTGTATGTTTATATAAATCATAGAGAAGGAGATTTTTATGGAATATATAAATAAGGAATCAAGTAGTTTATATAATTGTTGGCTTAATTACGATAAAGAAGTTACATTATCAGATGAAATAAAAGAAATACTAAAAACAATCCAATTAAATGAAGAAGGTATTATTATTAACACAGCTGTAAAAGAGCTTAGCAGAGCCATAAAAAAGCTTATAGGAAAAACACCCGAAATTATAAAGGATACAATGTTATCACATATTTATTTAGGAAAACTTAAAGATAAAACCATAAAATTAGTGCCAGGAGGTTTTTCTATAAAAAAAAGCACCCTAAATCAAAAAAATATAATAGAAATTTTAGGGAAGGATGAAAATGGAATATTAAACGGTGTATTCAGTTTTATTAGGGCTATTTATACAGGCAGTAATATAAATGAGATCAATATTGTGGATAATCCCCGAAATATGGTAAGAATGATAAATCATTGGGATAATATGAGTGGAGATATAGAAAGGGGTTATGCAGGGGAGTCTATATTTTTTAAGGACAACCATATTGTAGAGAACAAATCTAGAATAAGGGATTATGCAAGACTTATGGCTTCTGTTGCAATAAATGGGATTGTTATAAATAATGTTAATGTGCATAAGCAGGAGACAAAACTTATTACGGATGAATTATTACCAGAAGTTAAAAAAATAGCAGATATATTTAGAGCGTATGGAATAAAACTTTATCTAAGTGTGAATTTTGCTTCGCCCATGGAAATTGGTGGCTTTTTAACTGCAGATCCTCTTGATTTCAATGTAAGGACGTGGTGGAAGAAAACAGCCGAGAACATATATAGTTATATTCCCGATTTTGGTGGATTTCTAGTTAAAGCAGATTCAGAATCTAGACCTGGCCCATTTACATATGGTCGTAATCATGCAGAGGGTGCAAATATGTTGGCAGAAGCATTAAGACTTTTTGGAGGAATAGTTATATGGAGATGTTTTGTTTACAACTGTAAGCTTGATTGGAGAGACAGAAGCACTGACAGAGCTAAAGCGGCATTTGATAATTTTAAACCTTTAGATGGGAAATTTGATGAAAATGTAGTGCTTCAAGTTAAAAATGGGCCTGTGGATTTTCAAATAAGGGAACCTATTTCACCTCTTTTTGGAGCTCTTAAACAAACAAATGAGTTTATGGAGTTCCAGATTGCTCAAGAATACACAGGGC
Encoded here:
- a CDS encoding ABC transporter permease gives rise to the protein MIKSQKELMFMSVPFLVYIAVFAYAPIWGWLMAFQNYKPGVDFFHQTWVGLAQFKSLFSYMGFIQVLRNTVAMSLINLVLGMACPIILALLLNEIKSTFFKRTVQTISYLPHFLSWIIATGIIADVLSTDPAVGIINNLLMQLHFISKPILFLGIPKMFWGIVGVSTVWKEVGWGTIIYLSAISSIDPALYEAAEIDGAGRFQKMRHITLTGIKATIIILLIMNIGHILDAGFEIQYFLGNGLVSDYSKTIDIFVLDYGINQFNYSLATAAGIFKSAVSITMLLLANFISGKVSDEKLI
- a CDS encoding glycoside hydrolase family 43 protein, which translates into the protein MKTFINPILPGFYPDPSICRVKEDYYLVTSSFAYYPGVPIFHSRDLVNWKQIGHVLDRPSQLPLDGLGQSRGIFAPTIRYNDGVFYMITTNMDGGGNFIVTATDPCGPWTNPYYLDAQGMDPSLLFDDDGKVYYTGTRPTEEGPKYDGNWEIWLQELDLQSMKLIGKPLGLWRGALREAIWPEGPHIYKINGEYYLMISEGGTGPQHAVSVARSNTICGPYVGNPGNPILTHRHLGKKYPIVNVGHCDLVETQNGEWWAVALASRIYGGYYRNLGRETYLVPVIWEDGWPVMSAGTGKVELTYNMPNLPENKVIVPSVCDDFDEDTLNFRWNFIRTPREEFFSLSERKGYLRLNLRPERITQRVNPSFVGRRQQHIKFSASTLMEFTPLSENEVAGIVLLQSNDFNFSFIYTKNGDETVIRLIKCTGGDEKIIVEKAVRGTTLYLKVEADGQDYSFYYGESLEKCIVLIENVDGRILSTDVAGGFVGTEIGLYASSNGIKSDNKAYFDWFKYYGEDGFNND
- a CDS encoding glycosyl hydrolase family 8, whose product is MIKSAENRKGAFYTGEYRNVFKEFGYSQEKIKDKIEDTWNKLFYGDEDTKIYYPVGEKEGYILDTGNVDVRSEGMSYGMMICVQMNKKQEFDRLWTWAKRYMQHDSGEYKSYFAWSLNTDGTRKAQGPAPDGEEFFAMALFFASNRFGDGPVPYDYSVQAREILKECVHKGEKGIGNSMWDAKNRLIKFVPEVAFSDPSYHLPHFYELFALWADSNDRQFWIDAASASREYLKIACHPITGLAPEYAHYDGTPYIGEGHELFYSDSYRVAGNIALDYEWFRGDSWEIEEADKIQRFFTHDKFKNDYRQYTIDGIGLEKKSLHPVGLVATNAMASLAASGDNARSCVDEFWNIPLRTGVRRYYDNCLYIFSLLALSGNYKIWENKRGASSTK
- a CDS encoding carbohydrate ABC transporter permease codes for the protein MNYKSTKAGDKVFNTFNAIFMIVIVVVTLYPFLNILAISFNNASDTLKGGIYIWPREWTLFNFRSIFATGFLYHAFFISVLRTVISTVLNLFFTTMLAYTLSRKEYFLRKFITTVFVLTMYFSAGLIPSYFLIKNLGLMNHFIVYILPSMIGAFNLIVIRTYIKSLPDSMIEAAKIDGAGEFSIFIKIVFPLCKPVLAVVGLFVAVGAWNTWFDTFIYASSNQNLSTLQYELMKLLSTSMQTATSAVAQFGGKGALSGSTDSVTPQSIRAASTVVAALPILMIYPFLQKYFVVGLNVGSVKE
- a CDS encoding alpha-glucuronidase family glycosyl hydrolase; the encoded protein is MEYINKESSSLYNCWLNYDKEVTLSDEIKEILKTIQLNEEGIIINTAVKELSRAIKKLIGKTPEIIKDTMLSHIYLGKLKDKTIKLVPGGFSIKKSTLNQKNIIEILGKDENGILNGVFSFIRAIYTGSNINEINIVDNPRNMVRMINHWDNMSGDIERGYAGESIFFKDNHIVENKSRIRDYARLMASVAINGIVINNVNVHKQETKLITDELLPEVKKIADIFRAYGIKLYLSVNFASPMEIGGFLTADPLDFNVRTWWKKTAENIYSYIPDFGGFLVKADSESRPGPFTYGRNHAEGANMLAEALRLFGGIVIWRCFVYNCKLDWRDRSTDRAKAAFDNFKPLDGKFDENVVLQVKNGPVDFQIREPISPLFGALKQTNEFMEFQIAQEYTGQQKHLCYLVPMWKEALDFDTFANGKDSNVSKIVDGSLFKTKYGGVAAVSNIGGSECWTGHPLAQANLYGYGRLIWNTFLSSDEIAREWVKLTFGAEKDVEQIIVDILLESREVYEKYTCPLGVGWMVNPNHHYGPSVEGYEYSPWGTYNYADYKSIGVDRTVATGTGYIGEYEPTVADKFENLATCPEELLLFFHNVLYSYKLKTGKTVIQHIYDTHFEGVEKVDEFINKWETLQNKIDSKIFDLVMEKFQIQKKDSREWRDVVNTYFYRKTGIDDLYKRKIY